The following are from one region of the Aspergillus chevalieri M1 DNA, chromosome 1, nearly complete sequence genome:
- a CDS encoding putative 60S ribosome biogenesis protein Rrp14 (COG:S;~EggNog:ENOG410PJGQ;~InterPro:IPR029188,IPR007019,IPR029190;~PFAM:PF15459,PF04935;~antiSMASH:Cluster_1.1), with translation MDDIEDRLRSHAQAFDGLLSLIPAKFYYGEDGSDQWKRKKQTKEEAREAKRAKLDPDTARTAKDVMDESARKRKRDEDEAGSGSGDDEESSPSDAENAEKPKEGLKRAESAKKQKPDEQSEKPGKSAEEIEARKKQKEEKKAQKKAAQKEKKKAKDAAKKDKQPEEQGKAPQQNGTKSEGTKKEQKQEPKKQENDDDDGSDDEEHEAEGLSLDFNEQPEQPSTASSTSGSPTSNPQSGSSSISSIAPPTTNESAKESSEPKPAKPTPEELKQRLQKRLDELRAKRHADGLNGRPARNRQELIEARRQKAEQRKAHKKMLRQKAKEEEEQKNDEALARRFSPGGSGSLLASPRSPAESVDSANYAFGRVVFADGQQADPTLSNIRDKPKKHGAQDPATALRAAETKKARLAGLDETKRADIEEKDMWLNAKKRAHGERVRDDTSLLKKALKRKESAKRKSEREWKERLDTVKKSQDIKQQKRNENLRRRRDEKGGNKGNKPAGGAKKKARPGFEGSFKTKVGGKK, from the exons ATGGACGACATCGAG GATCGGTTACGGAGTCATGCGCAGGCCTTCGATGGGCTGTTATCGTTAATACCGGCGAAGTTTTATTACGGTGAAGATGGCAGT GACCAATGGAAGCGAAAGAAACAGACCAAGGAAGAAGCCCGCGAAGCCAAACGGGCCAAATTGGATCCCGACACTGCCAGAACGGCCAAGGACGTCATGGACGAGAGCGCCCGGAAGCGTAAGcgcgacgaagacgaagctgGGTCTGGGTCcggggatgatgaggaaTCTTCGCCGTCCGACGCTGAGAATGCTGAGAAGCCCAAGGAGGGCTTGAAACGAGCGGAGAGTGCCAAGAAACAGAAACCGGATGAGCAGTCGGAAAAGCCAGGCAAGTCGGCGGAGGAGATAGAGGCGCGCAAGAAAcaaaaggaggagaagaaggcgcagaagaaggctgctcagaaggaaaagaagaaggccaaggatgCTGCTAAAAAGGACAAGCAACCGGAAGAGCAGGGCAAGGCCCCGCAACAGAATGGAACCAAATCCGAGGGCACTAAGAAGGAGCAAAAACAGGAGCCTAAAAAACAGGAaaatgacgatgacgatggcaGTGATGACGAAGAACACGAGGCTGAAGGCCTCTCCCTCGACTTCAACGAACAGCCAGAACAGCCATCGACCGCCTCCTCGACATCCGGCTCTCCCACATCAAATCCTCAATCGGGCAGTTCATCCATATCCTCCATCGCTCCCCCAACCACCAATGAATCCGCCAAAGAGTCCTCCGAACCAAAGCCTGCAAAGCCAACACCAGAGGAGTTGAAGCAACGGTTACAGAAGCGTCTGGATGAGCTCCGCGCAAAACGTCACGCAGACGGCCTGAACGGCAGACCCGCACGAAACCGTCAAGAACTTATCGAAGCCCGCCGCCAAAAGGCAGAGCAACGTAAAGCCCACAAGAAAATGCTCCGCCaaaaggccaaggaagaagaagagcaaaagaACGACGAAGCCCTTGCCCGCCGTTTCTCCCCAGGAGGCTCCGGCTCCCTCCTTGCTTCCCCTCGCTCCCCCGCTGAATCAGTTGACAGTGCCAACTATGCTTTTGGTCGCGTTGTCTTCGCAGACGGCCAGCAGGCCGACCCCACTCTGTCCAACATCCGCGACAAGCCCAAGAAACACGGTGCCCAAGACCCTGCAACTGCCCTCCGCGCAGCAGAGACCAAGAAGGCCCGCCTTGCAGGATTGGATGAAACTAAGCGTGCCGACATTGAGGAGAAGGACATGTGGCTGAACGCCAAGAAGCGGGCACACGGCGAGCGCGTGCGCGACGATACCTCTCTCCTCAAGAAGGCACTGAAGCGCAAGGAATCCGCGAAGCGCAAGTCTGAGCGGGAGTGGAAGGAGCGTCTTGACACTGTCAAGAAGAGCCAAGACATCAAGCAGCAAAAGCGCAATGAGAACCTGCGCAGACGTCGTGATGAGAAGGGTGGTAATAAGGGAAACAAGCCCGCTGGGGGCGCTAAGAAGAAGGCCAGACCTGGGTTTGAGGGTAGCTTCAAAACCAAGGTTGGTGGGAAGAAATAA
- a CDS encoding NuoI/complex I 23 kDa subunit family protein (COG:C;~EggNog:ENOG410PHFE;~InterPro:IPR017900,IPR017896,IPR010226;~PFAM:PF00037,PF13237,PF13187,PF12838,PF12800;~antiSMASH:Cluster_1.1;~go_component: GO:0016020 - membrane [Evidence IEA];~go_function: GO:0016651 - oxidoreductase activity, acting on NAD(P)H [Evidence IEA];~go_function: GO:0051539 - 4 iron, 4 sulfur cluster binding [Evidence IEA];~go_process: GO:0055114 - oxidation-reduction process [Evidence IEA]): protein MASTKPVARLVAYRRPSPYLLTSSLRPVGSTANFSSSVSRAATPYGPPQPGFRLPTPKRWDQSAETSVDKASKYFLLAEMFRGMYVVLEQFFRPPYTIYYPFEKGPISPRFRGEHALRRYPTGEERCIACKLCEAICPAQAITIEAEEREDGSRRTTRYDIDMTKCIYCGYCQESCPVDAIVETSNAEYATETREELLYNKEKLLANGDKWEPEIAAAARADAPYR from the exons ATGGCATCCACTAAGCCTGTTGCAAGGCTGGTCGCCTACCGCCGGCCATCGCCTTAccttttgacttcttccCTTCGGCCAGTGGGCTCGACCGCAAACTTCTCGTCCTCGGTGTCCCGGGCAGCTACGCCTTACGGTCCCCCTCAACCTGGCTTCCGATTGCCCACCCCTAAGCGATGGGATCAAAGTGCTGAGACATCGGTGGATAAGGCCAGTAAATACTTTTTGCTGGCGGAGATGTTCCGGGGTATGTACGTGGTGTTGGAACAGTTCTTCAGACCACC ATACACAATCTACTATCCCTTCGAAAAGGGTCCCATTTCCCCTCGTTTCCGTGGTGAACACGCCCTCCGTCGGTACCCCACCGGTGAAGAGCGTTGCATCGCCTGCAAGCTCTGCGAAGCCATCTGCCCTGCCCAGGCCATTACCATTGAAGCCGAGGAGCGTGAGGATGGAAGTCGCCGGACGACAAGATATGATATCGACATGACCAAGTGTATCTACTGCGGCTACTGCCAGGAGAGTTGCCCGGTTGACGCGATTGTCGAGA CCTCCAACGCTGAATACGCCACCGAGACCCGCGAAGAACTGCTGTACAACAAGGAGAAGCTGCTGGCTAACGGTGACAAGTGGGAGCCCGAAATTGCCGCTGCTGCCAGAGCTGATGCTCCCTATCGGTAA
- a CDS encoding uncharacterized protein (antiSMASH:Cluster_1.1), protein MPFYQPHLLSTFETMPTPSKTTQVPYKYFAFRYDHLASRKDYHACMLVPGADKVYVIRIFLLEFAYPASNPNPIYQQQIYSFANGGQLVTDMAIIEHKFDPYNVADFKAGFANLYGIEYYEEIREFPKMITDCEYSRGPVTMGDLGAHMRVKMDRDRYLGWRGWCLSVGLG, encoded by the exons ATGCCCTTCTACCAACCCCATCTCCTCAGCACCTTTGAAACCATGCCAACACCCTCCAAGACAACTCAAGTCCCA TACAAATACTTTGCATTTCGGTACGACCATCTCGCTTCCAGAAAGGACTACCACGCCTGCATGCTCGTCCCGGGCGCAGACAAAGTCTACGTAATCCGCATCTTCCTCTTAGAATTCGCATATCCAGCCTCAAACCCGAACCCAATCTACCAACAGCAAATATACTCCTTCGCCAACGGCGGCCAACTAGTGACAGACATGGCTATCATCGAACATAAGTTCGATCCATACAATGTGGCTGATTTCAAGGCTGGTTTTGCGAATTTGTATGGGATCGAGTATTACGAGGAGATACGGGAGTTTCCGAAGATGATAACAGATTGCGAATATTCACGCGGACCTGTTACTATGGGTGATTTGGGTGCGCATATGCGTGTGAAGATGGATCGGGATCGGTATCTAGGTTGGCGAGGATGGTGCTTGAGCGTTGGGTTGGGGTGA
- a CDS encoding uncharacterized protein (antiSMASH:Cluster_1.1) gives MSTPDQPQSQMSYLTCLNRIYLLQIFSNHYDLTHFPNQFVINMLATGGQILTDIFIIEAEAQRDPSRAQVLADGFRILYGIEFGCASDVLAVPRLAEIGNAYAGLQIMDCLGNGYEHMNEMIMKGWMEYLGERPAVLTEASMNGV, from the coding sequence ATGTCCACTCCCGACCAACCCCAATCGCAGATGTCCTATCTCACATGTCTCAATCGAATCTACCTCCTCCAAATCTTCTCAAACCATTACGACCTCACCCACTTTCCCAACCAATTCGTGATAAACATGCTCGCCACGGGCGGCCAGATCCTAACAGACATTTTCATAATCGAGGCCGAAGCCCAGCGAGACCCATCAAGGGCACAAGTCCTGGCGGACGGGTTCCGCATCCTCTACGGGATCGAGTTTGGGTGTGCAAGCGATGTACTGGCGGTGCCGAGGCTGGCTGAGATAGGGAATGCTTACGCCGGATTGCAGATTATGGATTGTTTGGGGAATGGATATGAACAtatgaatgaaatgattATGAAGGGTTGGATGGAGTATTTGGGAGAACGGCCTGCGGTGTTGACTGAGGCTTCAATGAATGGTGTTTGA